The Triticum aestivum cultivar Chinese Spring chromosome 6D, IWGSC CS RefSeq v2.1, whole genome shotgun sequence genomic sequence TGACTTATAAACTAGAACTGTATGGAAAAGGTAGCTCTTGAGGTCCAAATTTACGAGTTACCCACCCAAACCATTCTGGTATAATGCCACTAAAACCATAAAGAAACTATAACCATAAAAGACATGACGTCTAAAGGGTGTAAATACAATAAACTTTTCAAGATTGATGGGAAGAAACAATGTTGCATGTACGTGTGACCAGGTGAAGACGGGATATCTAAATCGAGATGCATCTATCCTGTTGACTGAAGCAAACAAAAAAGTTGTTTGCTACAGCTAATGGTGATTTCACGTCACAGGTTGTTCACAAGAAGGATATGCAGCAAGGTGTCTGGAATAGGACCATACTTACAATTACGGGGGTCTCCCGGAAAGGCTCATAAGGACCAGTGAAGGCTTCACCAGTTATGAATGGATGATATGAAGCCTGAAATAGATTTTCAAAAGTGTGAAGCACTTCCATTGATGATTCTTCAAGAACACAAGTTAGCGCTCACAGAAAATCAAACAACTCTAAACTTCGTAAGGATATCAAACAAATTCCAGAGGCGAAATGAATGTAACTTCAAGTACACAAACCAGACAAATAATATCTAACTTTATCATTAGCCAATACCTGCAATGGTGACCATCGCTTATTAGGATCAAACTCAACAAGTCCTCTCAAAAAATCAACCAATGCTAAGCAATCTTCCTTTTCAGTCTCTGCGTAAAAATTAACATATATATGATTGCATTAGCAACTTTATTGTAAGGACCACTGTATTTTATCATGTAGTAAAAACTACCGCTCCATATGAAATAAATACCCATGCCTCGTCACTAAAGAACTGTACATTTGTATGCTGCGTGTATAAGCCTGGATTAGTTGTCTATTAACCAAATATGCCCATATGATGACATATGAATTACAGCGTGAAATATGAATAACTGTTAAAGCGACCATGTTACTTTCCCTGAAAGGTACTGGACTCAAATTACAAACATCGGATTAAATGGTTGAAAGGATATATCgaatgtttgtttgtttgtgtgtgtgtgtgggtgggtgtgttACAAGCTCTTCATATAATCTGCATAGGTGTGTATTTCACTGATACTGCAAGAGTAAGCTAACCATTTTCTATATTGGCCTAATTCCAGGCTATCCCTAGAAACAGAGTAAGAAAACCAAGAATTTATTCATGCTAAGAAGCCACTTGACGTTCAAAGACCACCACACAGAGACCGTAATATAGAAATAGAAACAGTAAGTGCTATATTGTATTGAACATTATTGCGGTAGATCAACCCTAAAATTTATAAACAGGGGTAAAGCCACCCCTATTAATAATAAATAAAAGCATCACTGAACAAACCTGGCAGATTACCCTCATTTAAATTCTTCCAAGGGTACGCGAATATGAGTCTGTCAAGCCTCCCACGAGGGAAATACCATTTCCCTATTTTTGGCTTCTTGGAATCCCTCTGTGTTGCAGGATTTAGACAGGGTATGAATAACACAGTATATGTATAAAGCATGACATAGAAGTAGTCTTCAGAATAACTTCCAAGGAAAAACCACAGAACTTACTGCTTCAACCTCGTCTTCTGTTAGTATTCTGTATGAACTGCGAAGACCATTATGTGCTTCATTACCAGGATAAATGCTTCCAACATGTTTAAAAAACTTCCTGGTGTTTTTAGCCTCCCTAAGAAGATCATCTGGTGGTTGCCCACTGTACATGTTGAATATTGGTAAATAAAGTATTATACCATTATTGAACACCTACTAACTGAAGTGAAACAGCTCAACCAGCTAACACGTACACACCTAATATCGTATAAAGAATTTATCTGCAAACAGCTGGTGGGAAAATAAGAAAGCAAGAGATTAAGATTTTCAATAAAAAAGAACTTACCCGACAATCTCAATCATACGGCTAAGGACATCGTATTCTGATGCTCCAGGAAATAAAGGTAGACCTATATAAAGTTCAGCAACTATGCAGCCAAATGACCACATATCAATGGCGGTAGTGTATCTAGCACTTGTTAAGTGTACAAGCCCACAAGCTAAAATCACAAACTATGCATTGTAAGATGTTTGTGTGACTAATGTTAAATATATTTGCTATTAGAGATGTTCAATAGGATACGGATAGCCAAGAAGCACTTCAGGCGACCTGTAATAACGGCtctggaaaaggaaaaaaatacaagCTTGACCTCATAATTCATACCGATTCATATTAGTAAAATGAACTTCAGACTGATGAGTGAGTTCGAATAAAACCTGGATATATGAGTAAATCGTTTTACCCTCCATGCACGCTGATCCAAAATCAATTACTTTAACTCCAGCTGCTGAGTTTACTCTGCAAAGGTCACCTCAGTCATCAAACTTAGCATTGTTGAAAGTGGTAGTACACAGAAGGCGTACAAACAAAGTGCTTATTTTCATGGGAAGCAACTCACTTCGGTGTTATGAGGATATTTTCCGGTTTTAGATCACAATGAATAATTCCAGCACCTTTCATGACAATCAATGCATCCAGTATCTAAAAGTAACACATAATAGTTAATATGGCAACAATAGCAACAAACACATATGAAATACATGCAGGATAAGAAAAGGACACCTACCTGTCTTGAGAAAGTACGGACAAATTGCAGTTGCAAACCTCTTAAGTTGTTCTTTTTCAACAGCTCGTACCTGCAAAGTTGGATTTTATGTTACCACATGAATCGAAACTAACACGGGGCATATTTATAAAATATAATAGTAAAGGCAGGTTTAATGGAAGTAACTTACAGGTTATGACCAAGCATTTCAAATGTGATGCACAAATGATTTTTCCATGGAAAAAAATCCAGCATCCGGACAATGTGGTGCTGATCATCAGGATCAAAATTTTCATTTAGCTGCAAATACATGAAACCAGTGTTGTGATGCCAATATTTCAACAAAATAAGTAAATCTAAGTAAATTACCATACCATGCTCAACAGTGAGACTTCCATGATAGCCTGCTGATAAAAGGCAGGCTGGTTTTTTATAACCTTCACTGCAACATAACTGTTGGTTTCTGCATCCCAGCATTTAGCAACCTGCCCAAAGGTACCTTGGCCAAGCATTTCTTCGACAATGTACCTTATTACCAAAAAAAATTGCCAAATGAAATGATGAAGCATAACTTAAACAATCTGAACCCTCGGATGAGCAGTTGTGGAAAAAAAGTTGAACCGGCTAGATCTACCACACAAGTTCTACAAATTGAAAGAAGAAACCAAATATTGCGACAGATCTTCGGATATATTTCTTCTTTCACATACCTTGACTTCTTAATTCTCATAAATAATGGGGCCCTCAAGTATTCATAGATATTTCTAACTTACAAAAATCAACTTCTTGCAAAAGTGAATTTGTGTGCTAAAAGTGTATGAAGTAACCAACGAGAAACAAAAATGTTAAAGCTGGTACACTGGAAAATAACTAAACTAACCTCCGGTCTGACTTCTTATTAACCAATTCCAAGTTGACATACAAGATTAGGTCAGAATTTGCATTATCAAGGCCATCATTGTGAACAGGAACTGCAGGACTGGTGAGGAAGTGCTTGGGATTTAGTGAATCTACGTAATTAAACTCGGGATTGCATTTTTCAAAAGTTTGGACGATGTCTCTGGTCAATCTTGCAACAATCTGCAGGAATAAACAGTTGGTATATCAGAGGTATATGGGCATGTGGTGCATATGAACAATGGTAACAAACTGAATTATAAATGCGCTCCATCTTCTGTCCCATAACGCACTAATTGAGATCAGCAACAGTGTTAAAGGATGTTCTTATAGCATTGCACTATTCGTTGGATGGTATAGGCAGGTTTGCATTGTCCAATGATCCATATTTTCTAAAAGAGATATCAACTACAACTAGGATCCTGACACACTTTTAGTTGTGCACTTGCGTAATATTTCCAAATCACTTATACTTGGAATCTCTTTACACTCATGATGGATTGGAATAGCAAGTCAAGCAAACAGAACATGTATATTATATATAACTCAACACTGAATGATTGTTGCAGAAAAAATAGGTGTGGATAATGAATGGGAATGCTAATTGTAGTCAGAAATGAGGTTTGCCTCTGATTAATCAAAAGACAATTTGAGTAGACCACACTGCTCCAGCTGGTCAAACTTTAGTTGCCTGAACCGTGCGTCCAGGCATCAGGAAGAAGGCATCAGCAGGAACGGTGCTGATTCGAGTAGTTCAAGTCACCAAAGTTTAAGATGTACTTGCTGGTTTCTTAAGCTGTAACGGTTTCTTACTAGCATTTCATTATAATTAATTTCCAGCTACGACGACCTCTGAGAATCGCTCAATCCAATTGACAGTTCAAATTCAGCACGGTGAGCCCGAGAATAGCTCCAAAAGGGAAAGCAAGGAAGCATCTTTTGTTAGCCCCGTGAGAGGGGAAGGTGTAGGAAACGTACAGGCCTCTTCCTGACGGCGCGTAGATTGCTTGAACGGGCGGCAACCCCATTGCCCCGGGCGGACGGCGCTTCCGCCCGGTCGCCCACTACCGCAGCAGCGTAGGACCGGAACACCGTGGACTTGGTCGGCGCCCACGGCGGCCCCGCCGCCTTCCTCTCCCTCCCAGTCTCCTCCATTCGCCTCACGCAACCACCTCCCAGCAGGCAGGCGCAAAGCGCCCGCAGAGATCAAGTgcccaacaacaacagcaacaacaacacgtCAGCCCAACCCGCACCAGCCCAGGCTCCTGTTGGGATCACGGCAGCGCACTCCGAAGCAgaagcggcagcagcagcggcagcagcagactAAGCGGCCGCCGGCGGAGTAAAGCTGCATCCTATGAAGCGGCCATCGCCCAATGCTACTCCGGCCCGCGGCCCCGCCGATCCGATCTCCCCggccctccgcctcctcctctcgcCGCTCGGGACTGCCCCGGGCGGGGCCAACGGCTCGGAGCCGGGCCGAATTGGGCGGGTAGGGTTTTGGGCCGAGGACGGCCGGCTGCTCGTGCCCGCCgtactcggggcggcggcggcggggaagtggaggcggaggtggtggagcaGTGGGGAATTTGGAGCGGGGCGGCGAGTCccaatcccctcctcctcctcctccctctttcgtctcttttcttcctttccttcctcgTCTCCGTCACCTCCCCTCGACTCTGTGGGTTTTTTTCCGCTCGCCTTCTTTCCAGCTAATATATATACACACGTCTGGATTTTAATTACTGCGGTTAAGCAGTGGAGTTGTAACACGGTCCCAGTGGCAACGGCCTGCAATTATCAACGTCGCCACGCTGAGCACCGCTGTCATCGCGTGCTAGGCCGCGCAACGTCACTGTGCTAGTGCGAGCGTGGCCGTCCGATCTGTCCATCGTGCGGCTCTAAATGGTCGAGAAACAATATATGTTTCATTTATTTCCGCCGAAAGGACTGCGCTGAAAGATATTCATGTATATCTATCTGGTATGACTCGCGTCGGTGGGCTGGCGGTCACGTAAACAAGTAACTGGCGAGCAATGAATGGCGAAAGATTGGGAAAAATATATGTTGGGCCGGCGCATTTTCTGAGGATGTGCATTGATCGAGCCATCAAGATAGATGGATAGGCGTGGAGCAATTTCCGGGTGCGTTACGAGATGTGTAATGGTCGATTCTTCAAGATAGATGGATTGAAAAGGGATTTTCGGATGCTTACAAGATCGTGTGATGGTTGAATCTTCAAGATAGATGGATAGCCGAGGAGTAATTCATGGATTTTAATTACTGCAGTTAAGCAATGGAATTATAAACACAGTCCAGTGACAACGACCCACAATCATCAACATCGCCATGCTAAGCACCACTGTCATCGTGTGTTAGGCAGTGGAACGTCACTGTGGCCGTCCGATCTGTCCATCGTGCGGCTCTAAATGATCGAGAAATAATATATGTCCCATTTATTTCCGCCGAAAGGGCTGCACTGAAAGATATTCATATGTATCTGGTATGACTCGCCGTCGGTGGGCTGGCGGTCACGTAAACAAGTAACTGGCGAGCAATGAATGGCGAAAGATCGGGAAACGCATATGTTGGGCCGGCGCATTTTGTGAAGATTGTGCAATGATCGAGCCATCAAGATAGATGGATAGACCTGAAGCATTTTCCGGGTGCGTTACGAGATGTGTAATGGTTGGTTCTTCAAGATAGATGGATGGAAAAGGGATTTCCGAATGCTTACAAGATCGTGTAATGGCTGAATCTTCAAGATAGATGGATAGACGGGAAGTAATTCTTGAATTTTAATTACTGCAGTTAAGCAATGGAATTATAAACACAGTCCAGTGACAACGACCCACAATCATGAACGTCACCATGCTAAGCACCGCTGCCATCGTGTGTTAGGCAGTGGAACGTCACTATACTAATGCGAGTGTGGCCGTCCGATCTGTCCATCGTGCGGCTAAATGGTCGAGAAATAATATATGTTCCATTTATTTCCACCGAAAGGGCTGCGCTGAAAGATATTCATATGTATCTGGTATGACTCGCCGTCGGTGGGCTGGCGGTCACGTAAACAAGTAACTGTCAATCAATGAATTGTGAAAGATCGGGAAACGCGTATGTTAGGCCGGCGCATTTTCTGAAGATGTGCAATGATCGAGCCATCAAGATAGATGGATAGGCGTGAAGCAATTTCCGGGTGCGTTACGAGATGTGTAATGGCCGATTCTTCGAGATGGGTGGATCAAAAAGGGATTTCTGGATGCTTACAAGATCTGTGTAAAGGCTGAATCTTCAAAATATATGGTAGACGAGAAGTAATTCCTGGAATTTAATTACTGTAGTTAAGCAATAGAATTATAAACACAGTCCAGTGACAACGACCCACAATCATCAACGTCACCGTGCTAAGCACCGCTGTCATCGTGTGTTAGGCAGTGGAACGTCACTATACTAATGTGAGTGTGGCCGTCCGATCTGTCCATCGTGCGGctctaaatggtcgagaaataaTATATGTTCCATTTATTTGCTGCTGAAAGTGCTACGctaaaagatatatatatatatgttccatTTATTTGCTGCTGAAAGTGCTACgctaaaataatatatatatatatagtatgacTCGGTGTTGGTGGGCTGCCGGTCACGTAAATAAGTAACCGATGAACAATAAATGGCGAAATATTGGGAAACGCGTATGTTAGGCCAGCACATTTTCTGGAGAAGTGCAATGATAGAGTCATCAAGATGGATGGATAGACCAGAAGCAATTTTCGGGTGCGTTACAAGATGTGTAATGGTCGGTTCTTCGAGATAGATGGATAGATGAAAAGGGATTTCCAGATGGCTAAATGTTCATGATAGATGGATAGACAAGAAGTAATTCACAGATGCGTTACAAGATGTGTAATGATCGGGCCATTAGGATAGATGGATAGACGAGAAGTAATTCCCGGGTGCGTTACAAGATGTGGTGTTGCCGATCCTTCAAGATACATGGATAGATGAGAAGGGATTTCCGGGTGCGTTATAGGATGTGTAATGGCTGGATCCTCAAGATAGATGGATAGGTGCGAAGTAATTCTCGAAAGCGTTACTAGAAGTTTAATGATCAAGTCTTTAGGATAGATGGATAGACAAATAGGGATGCGTTACAATATGTGTAATGGCGAGTCTTCGTGATAGATGGGTAGATGGAAAGTGACTAGGTCCATCAGTCACTAAGCTTTGAGTCACATTCACGTCatctgagagagtcctggattagggggtcctcgggtgcccGGCCTATTTAATATGGGCCATGAAGATAGAAGCCGAAGattatcccccgtgtccgggtagggcTCCTATATGCGTGAAGGGCAAGTTTTTGTGTCCGGATGTATTCccttcctctgcaaaccgactttgtacaaaccctaggcTTCTCCGGTgagtatataaaccggaggggttagtccctAGAGATTATCagattctcataggctagacagctagggtttagccattacgatctcaaggtagatcaactcttgtaagccatatactcatcaaatacaatcaagcaggacgtagggttttacctcctttaagagggcccgaacctgggtaaacattgtgtcccatcgTCCCTTgataccattgatcctcagacgcacagttcgggaccccctacccgggatctaccggttttgataccgacattggtgctttcattgagagttccattgtgttgtcgatagaaggatcgatggctcgccttgtcatcaacaaTGATATCACTTCTGGGAGGAGCCTAACTTCGGGACGggtcctccagctcggcggtttcacCATGGGCGCCCACGCGGCCATCAAGCCGACGGCGCCCCCCAAGATCGCCAGGCATCACCTCCGCATCGGTCTCGAACACTCCAAAAAGATGGATCCGACAGACATCTCGTCCTtaacgagctgctagatcgcatcgccgccctagggatttcagcggact encodes the following:
- the LOC123145200 gene encoding dual specificity protein kinase YAK1 homolog isoform X2, with the protein product MEETGRERKAAGPPWAPTKSTVFRSYAAAVVGDRAEAPSARGNGVAARSSNLRAVRKRPIVARLTRDIVQTFEKCNPEFNYVDSLNPKHFLTSPAVPVHNDGLDNANSDLILYVNLELVNKKSDRRYIVEEMLGQGTFGQVAKCWDAETNSYVAVKVIKNQPAFYQQAIMEVSLLSMLNENFDPDDQHHIVRMLDFFPWKNHLCITFEMLGHNLYELLKKNNLRGLQLQFVRTFSRQILDALIVMKGAGIIHCDLKPENILITPKVNSAAGVKVIDFGSACMEGKTIYSYIQSRYYRSPEVLLGYPYTTAIDMWSFGCIVAELYIGLPLFPGASEYDVLSRMIEIVGGQPPDDLLREAKNTRKFFKHVGSIYPGNEAHNGLRSSYRILTEDEVEARDSKKPKIGKWYFPRGRLDRLIFAYPWKNLNEGNLPETEKEDCLALVDFLRGLVEFDPNKRWSPLQASYHPFITGEAFTGPYEPFRETPVIPVGRAATVDHNPGGGHWLAAGLSPQVGSINRSLPFNNVFPPKMPFSYGSSCGSFGSRGSFNDNVGPASSYGSYDVNNVNMYHSPLGPSGFNLQSQAGGTFLGFSPDIRRRPHLSHGVGIRLSPGGPGPMSLGASPSQFTPPNSQAQMPTSATAKYVATSPARGSHGSSLGKAAVVGQYNRRRNLGHPPMSMPPHEYTSQLIQGPHGDGVSSAFARGHSGYSYGALPNSGHYNWRPQIGVSTGLSTNSSSNHGYVQPSGYNDFRPLHSSNVPADTSTSTSSVPDPADWDPNYSDESLLQEDNSLSAELGSLHLRDASGRTIQSGRLPNIQSHDIAGSNQRNDFLFHAPSLRESGHSTGHVNYDSYNHANYSQRNFPGRHGQPFQRHNHMSSTSIRPTGNLQNVQSAWSKYGMPDSTSPPRMVEGMPWGGSAGHSLATSGLPPSFGRKDFGRIF
- the LOC123145200 gene encoding dual specificity protein kinase YAK1 homolog isoform X1; translation: MEETGRERKAAGPPWAPTKSTVFRSYAAAVVGDRAEAPSARGNGVAARSSNLRAVRKRPIVARLTRDIVQTFEKCNPEFNYVDSLNPKHFLTSPAVPVHNDGLDNANSDLILYVNLELVNKKSDRRYIVEEMLGQGTFGQVAKCWDAETNSYVAVKVIKNQPAFYQQAIMEVSLLSMLNENFDPDDQHHIVRMLDFFPWKNHLCITFEMLGHNLYELLKKNNLRGLQLQFVRTFSRQILDALIVMKGAGIIHCDLKPENILITPKVNSAAGVKVIDFGSACMEGKTIYSYIQSRYYRSPEVLLGYPYTTAIDMWSFGCIVAELYIGLPLFPGASEYDVLSRMIEIVGGQPPDDLLREAKNTRKFFKHVGSIYPGNEAHNGLRSSYRILTEDEVEARDSKKPKIGKWYFPRGRLDRLIFAYPWKNLNEGNLPETEKEDCLALVDFLRGLVEFDPNKRWSPLQASYHPFITGEAFTGPYEPFRETPVIPVGRAATVDHNPGGGHWLAAGLSPQVVGSINRSLPFNNVFPPKMPFSYGSSCGSFGSRGSFNDNVGPASSYGSYDVNNVNMYHSPLGPSGFNLQSQAGGTFLGFSPDIRRRPHLSHGVGIRLSPGGPGPMSLGASPSQFTPPNSQAQMPTSATAKYVATSPARGSHGSSLGKAAVVGQYNRRRNLGHPPMSMPPHEYTSQLIQGPHGDGVSSAFARGHSGYSYGALPNSGHYNWRPQIGVSTGLSTNSSSNHGYVQPSGYNDFRPLHSSNVPADTSTSTSSVPDPADWDPNYSDESLLQEDNSLSAELGSLHLRDASGRTIQSGRLPNIQSHDIAGSNQRNDFLFHAPSLRESGHSTGHVNYDSYNHANYSQRNFPGRHGQPFQRHNHMSSTSIRPTGNLQNVQSAWSKYGMPDSTSPPRMVEGMPWGGSAGHSLATSGLPPSFGRKDFGRIF